The DNA segment AATGGCTATTAAAGTTGCAATAAACGGATTTGGAAGAATAGGAAGATGTGTAGCTAGAATTATTGCTAATAGAGATGATGTTGAATTAGTTGCAATAAATGATACAGCAAAACCAGATATGCTTGAGTATATTACAAAATACGATACTGTTCATGGAACTTTTGAAGGTGATGTAAAAGTTGAAAATGGTTTCTTAAAAATGGGGAAAATAAATGCTAAATTATATTCAACTAGAGATGCTAATGAACTAAGTTTTACGAAAGATTGTGGAGCTGAAGTAGTTTTAGAGTGTACAGGAGCTTATTTAACAAAAGAATCTTGCGAAGTTCATATTAAAAACGGTGCTAAAAAAGTTGTTATGAGTGCACCTGCAAAAGATGATACAAAAACTTATGTTGTTGGGGTAAATGAACATACTTATGATGGTGAGAAAATAATTTCAAATGCATCTTGTACAACAAACTGTTTAGGACCTGTAGCAAAAATTATTGATGATGCATTTGGAATAGAAAAAGGTTTAATGACTACAATTCATTCATATACAAATGACCAAAATATTCTAGATGTAAAACATAAATCTGATAAAAGAAGAGCAAGAGCTGGTGCTCAAAACATGATACCTACAAGTACTGGTGCAGCTAAAGCTATGAAATTAATTATGCCTCAACTTGAAGGTAAATTACATGGACAAAGTGTAAGAGTCCCAACTCCAAATGTTTCAATGGTAGATGTTAATTTCGTAGTTAAAAAAGATACAACAAAAGAAGAAATAAATGCACTATTTACTCAAAAATCAAAAGAGTTAGCTGGAATAGTGGCAGTTGATAATGA comes from the Aliarcobacter cibarius genome and includes:
- the gap gene encoding type I glyceraldehyde-3-phosphate dehydrogenase — protein: MAIKVAINGFGRIGRCVARIIANRDDVELVAINDTAKPDMLEYITKYDTVHGTFEGDVKVENGFLKMGKINAKLYSTRDANELSFTKDCGAEVVLECTGAYLTKESCEVHIKNGAKKVVMSAPAKDDTKTYVVGVNEHTYDGEKIISNASCTTNCLGPVAKIIDDAFGIEKGLMTTIHSYTNDQNILDVKHKSDKRRARAGAQNMIPTSTGAAKAMKLIMPQLEGKLHGQSVRVPTPNVSMVDVNFVVKKDTTKEEINALFTQKSKELAGIVAVDNDMLVSSDIIGNTNSTIIATDLTQVIGGNMIKIMSWYDNEWGYSARLVDLAAYVAKK